The DNA segment CCTGCGTCGTGAGGCCATCAGGTGCGACGATCCGTGCGTCGTCTGCGATGCCGCACAGCGCCACGCGCTCGCCCACGCGCGCGCCCTCGGGCGTCGCGGCAATGGCCTGTGCGCCCGCGCGTGCCAGCGTGGCGAACGCCTGCGACCACAGCGCGGCGTGCACGTCGGTGTGGCCCGCCAGCACCAGCGTGTAGGTATCGGCCGGCGTCCACACGCCGACCCGGCCGTGGCCCATCGCGTGCCACCACGCGGCCGGTGCGCCGGCCGCGTCGCGCAGCAGCGCGACATCGCCACCCGCAGGCATCCGCACCGTCCGCCGGGTGAGGACGGGCAGGCCGCCCGGCACGGCGTCGGCATCCACCGGCAGGTCTGCCGTGCCAGCGCCGCGTCGTGCGCGCCAGGCGTCGTCGTCCGGCGCGGGACGGGACAGGCGGAACTCGGACTCGTCGTTGCCGACGGCCGGCACGCCCAGCAGGCGTTGCACGGGCGGGGAGATCGGTCCGTCGGCGCGCACCAGCACGCCCAGTCCGTCGCGCACGGCCGCGCCGAGCGCCGCACGTTGCGCTTCGCCGAGTCCTGCGGCACTGCGCGCGTCCAGCACCAGCAGGTCGAAACGGCGCAGTGTTTCGGCGTTCATCGGCAACGGGGCATCGCCGAGCTGCATGCCGCCGCCCAGGCTGACCTGCAGGTGCAGCGGGATGCCCACGTCCGTCGCCCAGCGACGCAGGTATTTGCCCTCGGCATGGGGCGCACCGGCGAGCACCCATACGCGGGGCGGCGTCGAGGGCTGCGTCCAGACCGGCAGCGACGCGGCATCGGCCACGCTACCGCGCGCTTCCCGCACCTCCACCCGGAACAGCGCCGGGCCGGGCAGGCGGGCGACACCGGTGAGGCGGAAGCGACCCTGCTCGTCCACCGGCGCGGCATCGATGCGCTGGCCTGCGGGGTCGAACAGCACCACCGTCGCCTTCGGCACGTCGTTCACGCGACCGCTGGCGATGAAGGTGTCGCCCGGCGCCACGACACCCACCGGCGCGAGTTCGACGACACCGCGCGGCAAGGCGGTGGGCGAGAACACGATGCGCCGGTCGCCGAGCGCATCGCGGTCGCGGGCTTCCAGCCCATCACCGACGACGTGCAGCGTGCCCACGTCCGGATGCCGACGCAGCGCAGTGCCCAGGTCCGGCACACGCTCACTGCCGTCGGAAGCCGCGGCCTCCGGCAGGGCGACGCGGGGCTGGCCCTGCAGCGCCGCGGGCAGGGCGGCCTGGCCGGCGTTCGCGGTCATTACCACCAGGGTGCCGGGGGTCGACGCCTGCCGCGGCGGCAGCAGGGTGAAGTAGAGCAGCAGCGCGCAGACGGGTTGCAGCGCGCACAGCAGCAAGAAGCGGGTGCGGGAGCCGCGCACGTCCGTGGAAGCACCACGACGCCGCGCAATCAGGCGCGCCGACGCGAGCAGCACGCCGAGCGCGAGCAGGCCGGCCAGCAGCCAGGGCAGGAGCGCGGGCAGGGTCATCGCGCGGGCTCCTGCTGCAGGGCATCGAGATAGCGGCGGCCGGCATCGTCCGGCGCGGCCCGACGTTGCACCTGTGCGGGCGGTTGCGGCGACGCCGACCACAGCAGCGCACGCAGGCGTGCACGGCAGGGCGCGCACGACGGATCGCCGCGCACTTCATCGATGGCGGCGAACAGGTCCAGCGCATCCGGCACGCGTGCTTCGTTCGCGCGCAGCCAGGTGTGCAGCGCGTCCAGGTCCGCGCCATCCGCCGGTGCGCGATCGTTGGCGAGGGCGCGCCATGCGCGTGCGGGAGCCGCGTCGACGTCGTCGGGCATCGGGGCGAGCAGGCCGAGCGCGCGGAAGGCGATGCCCTTGCGATCGCCGCCCATCCGGCGCGTCTCGTCGATCGGCGGCAGCTCCGGTCCCACGCGGGCCAGGTAGATGCGCGTCGCCTGCTGCACCTGCTTGATGTACTCCAGCGCCTTGTACGCGAACGGCAGTGCGCGATCCGGCTGCCCCTGGCGCAGGTGAAGTTCCGATTGCCACATCTGGTCCAACGCCTTCTTCAGCGTCGCGCGCGTGTCGGGGTCGAGCAGCGTCGCGGCTTCGGCGTGGTCGTGCGTGTGGCCATAAGCTTCCAGCACGTCGGCCTCGCGGCCGAAGCTGGCGCCGCTCGCCGACGTCGCATGGTCGTGATCGTCCTGCGCAGCGGTCGGGGTTTCGGCGTGATCGTGTCCGTCGTCGTCCGCGTGGTCGTCGTCGGTGTCGCTGGTCGGCGGCGGTTGCGGCTCGCCTTCGGCTTCCTCTCCGAGGAACTGGCCATAGCGCAAGCGCAGGATGCGCTGGTCCACGCCGATCGCATCCGAGCGCGTGACGAACGTGTCCGCCGCCAAGCCGCGTTTCTGCTTCTGCAGCGCTTCGGCGTCAATGATGATCTGGCGCTGGCTGCGGAAGTAGGCGGGCATCACCTTCTTCACCAGTCCTTCCAAGCCCGTGCTTTCCTCGCCCAGGTCCGCCGGCCAGCGCAGGATCAGGCCGGGGCTCTGCGCGGTCTGCGGCGTCGGCGTGCGCGTGTCGCGCACGGTGAGCTGCGCGATCAGGTCGTCGCCCACCGCCATGCCGAGCGCCTTCAGATCCAGCGAGGCGGCGAACCGGCGCGCAGTCGCGGGGCCGGTGCCGTGCAGCGTCATCGTCTGTTCCTTGAACGCGATGTTCTCGCCGCTGCCTTGCGCGAGCGTCAGCTTCAGCGTGGCGGCCGCGGCCACGCCGTAGTCGTCGCGGGCTTCGAAGGCGAGCGCCCAGCGCGTCTGTCCGACTGCCACCAGGCTGAGGCCGCGGTCGGGCGCGAGCACCTTCACCTGCGGCGCGCGATCGGGAATGGCATCCAGCCGCCGGAGTTTGGACGGCGGTTGCGCCTCGGTGCCGGCGGCCACCACGCGATACAGCGTGGATTTCGCGAGGCCATGCGTCGCTCGCCAGGTGTCGCCGTCGCGCTGCAGCGCGATGCGCTGGCCGTCGTGGAAGACGAGGTCGGCGCGGGTCGGTTGCGGTTCGAAACGCAGCGTCCAGGCGAGTCGCGAGCCGACGGGGGCTTTCGCATCGAGCGTGGCTTCGTCGCGCGCCGGCTGGCCCGTGTAGGACGGCGGCGCGACGTGCAAGCGTTGGCCGACCAGGCGTGGGACGCCGGGAATGACCGGCGTTTCTTCGTCCGCAGGCGCGAGCGTGCTGGCCATCGGTGCGCGCGCCGGCCACAGCGCCGACACGGCGATGACCACGCCGGCCACCAGCCACATCGCCACGATGCGCGGCCATGGCCACGGCGTGCGCAGGTCCGGTGCCGGCTGGCTGCGTAGCCGCTCGCGGACGCGCGCTTGCTGCAGCTGTTGCAGCGGCGTCAGCGAAGCGGGCGGTGCCAGCAGCAGATCGCTGCTGTCGTCGAGGTCCTTGCGGCGCGCATCCAGCTGGCGCACCAGCCAGGCGGTGTCGAACGCGCGCGTCCGCCGCCAGGCCAGCGCGGCGAGTGCGGCGATCCCGGCCAGTGCGACGGCTACGGCTACTGCGGGCGATGCGAAGCGCCACACCACACCGGCGAGCGCGACGGGAATCGGTGCTCCCAACACCAGTTGGCCGAGCGTCGCATGGCGACGGACCTGGGCGAGGCGGTCGAAGGCCGACAACGTCATGGCGCCACGCTCCGCGTGCGTCGCGTGGCCATCCAGCGTTCCACCAGCATCAACAACGCGATCAGCAGCGCGATCCAGGGCTGCAGGTCGCGTGGTGCGACGGGATAGGCCGCGCCACCGCGGGTCGGCGCGTAATCCGTCGCGAGCACGCGCGTGGGTGCGGCAGCAGGACCGTCGAACAGGGCGCGCAGGCGGTGCGGGAAATCGGCGTCGAGCAGCGCCGGCATCGCGTCGGGCCGCAGCGCACGGGTGAAGCGCATCACCCGGCCCCGGCCGTGCGGGGTGCTTTCGACCAGGGGCGCACCTTCGGCGTCGCGCCAGGCCGTCGACGACATCGCAATGCCGTCCACCGTCGTTTCATGGGCCAGCAACGCGACGCCGCCGGCCGAGATCCACTGCATGACCGGCGCGGGCGCCGGTCCCGGTGCCAGCCACACCAGCGGCTGCGACGGCGGAGGCAATGGCGCGTCGCTCGTCCCGATCTGTACGGCCGTCGCGCTGTTCGGCTGCCACGCGCGTGCGGCGGCGCGCAGGTAGCGCAGCGCTTGTTCGTCGCCCGCCGCGTTTCGGATCGCCCATGCAGGCGATGGCGAGGCCTTCGCCGACGATGCCGGCATCGCGCCGTCGACGACCTTCCAGGTCACCGCACGCGACAGCGCGGGCCTCTCGGCATCCGCACCCTGCAAGGTTGCAGGCACGATCACCGTCAACGCGACGTCGGGAGGCAGTTCGGCATCGAGTTGCCGCAGCAGGCTGCCGATGGCCGGCGTGCCGGCAGGCATCGGCGCATCCAGCGACGGGAAGCCCGGCGCCAGCCAGTGCAGCCGCATGCGCGCATCGGAGGTCGTACGTGCGAAGCCTGCCTCCACGCCGGGCACGGCGACCGTCCACGGCCGCGTGTCGTCCAGGCCCGACAGCACCGGCCGGGCCAGCCACAGCGCGAGCAATGCGAGCACCAGCAGGCGCAGCAACAGCAACGGCCATTCGTCGAAGCGGATGCGGTGGCGCGGCTTCGGCTTCTGCCGCAGCCAGCGCAGCGCGGCGAAATCGGTCGGCGTCTGCTCGTGCCGGCGCGCGAGATGCAGCAGCAGCGGCAGCAGCAACGCCGCGAACGCGGCCAGGCCGGCCGGCAGCAGGAACGCCAGGCTCATGCGTACTCCGCCGCGTCACGCGCGCCGAACAGCCGGCGCAGCGGCAGGTCCAGCGGCTGGTCGGTGTAGTGCCGGGCGTGGCGGATGCCGGCCGCGTCCAGGCGCGCATCGAGCACGCCCTGCGCATCCGCGAAGCGGCGCAGGTAGTCCGCGCGCAGGGCCGCCGCATCGCCCAGCAGCTCCTCGCCGGTTTCCGGATCGCGGAAGCGATGGCCACCGGTGTAGGAGAAATCGCGCTCTTCCGCGGTCAGCAGCTGGATGGCCAGCACCTCGCGCCGCGCGGCAGCGAGCCGTTCCACCAGCGCGGGCATCGCGTCGTCGAACCAGTCGCTCAGCACCAGCACCAGGTCGCCGGCGGCGATGCGTTCGAACACCGGGCCCAGCCGTTCCTGCGCAGGAAACGCGCCGTCCGCACGCAGGCCGTGCAGCGCGAGCAGCAGCTGGTCGCGCTGGCGCGCGCCGTTCCCGGGCGCGACCAGGCGCACGCCATCGCCGTGCAGCACGAGCAGGCCGAAGCGGTCGCCCTGGCGCAGCGCCAGGTCGGCGACGCAGGCCGCGAGGCTGCGCGCAGCATCGAAACGCGTACCGCGCGCGCCGTCGCGTTGCGCCATCGACGCGGTCGCGTCGAGCACGATCCACACCGTCAGCGGACTCTCGCGTTCGGCTTCGCGCACGAAGAAGCGGTCCGAGCGCGCGTACAGCTTCCAGTCGATCTGGCGCAGCTCGTCGCCGGGCTCGTAGGCGCGGTACTGCGCGAACTCCAGGCCGGCGCCGCGGCTGCGGCTGTGGTGCACACCGATCCCCTGCGCGCCGATCGCACGGCGCGCGGTCAGCCGCAGGTCCTTCAACCGGCTGCGGACGTCGGCGGGGATCAGGTCGTGCGCCATGAGCGTTCGATCAAGCGGCGAGCGGCACGCCGCGCAGCAGCGCGGCGATCACGTCGTCCGCGCTGACCTGTTCGGCCTCGGCGGCGAACGACAGCAGCAGGCGGTGGCGCATCACCGGCTTCGCCAGCGCGACGATATCCTCGCGCGTCGCCGCCAGGCGGCCGTGCAGCAAGGCGCGGGCCTTCGCGGCCAGCACCAGCGACTGGCCGGCGCGCGGACCGGCGCCCCAGCGCACGTACTTGCGGATCTCCTCCGGCACGCCATCGCCAGGCCGGCTGGCGCGCACAAGCTTGGTGATCCAGCGCAGAAGATCGTCGCTGACATGCACGTCGCGCACATGCTTCTGCAGCGCGAGGACGGCCTCGCCTTCCATCACGCGCGGTACCGCGCCGCCGGCACGGCCGGTGGTCTGCGCGAGGATGTCGTGTTCTTCCTGCTCGGTGGGATAGTCCACACGGATATGCAGCAGGAAGCGGTCGAGCTGAGCTTCCGGCAACGGGTAGGTGCCCGCCTGTTCGAGCGGATTCTGCGTGGCCAGCACGAAGAACGGCGAGGGCAACGCATGCGTGGTGCCGGCGTAGCTGACCGTGCGTTCCTGCATCGCCTCCAGCAGCGCGGCCTGGGTCTTCGGTGGCGTGCGGTTGAGTTCGTCGGCGAGCAGCAGATTGGTGAAGATCGGACCGGGCTGGAAGCGGAAATGGCGATGGCCCGTGCCGTGGTCTTCCTCCAGCAGCTCGGTGCCGAGGATGTCGCTGGGCATCAGGTCCGGGGTGAACTGCACGCGGCGGAACTGCAAGTGCAATGCCTCGCCCAGCGAGCGCACCAGCAGCGTCTTGCCCAGGCCGGGCACGCCTTCGAGCAGGCAGTGGCCGCCGGCGAGCAGGCCGATCAGCAACTGTTCCACCACGTCCTGCTGGCCGACGATGGCCTGGCCGATGGCGGCGCGGAGTTCGCCCAGCATGGCGAGTTGCTGCTGGAGGTCGGATTCGGTGATGGATGCGTTCATGGGGATCCGGGAAGAAGTGCGTCAGGTGGTCAGCGCGTAGATCACGAGGTTGACCGCGAACTTGGTGTTGTCCTCGGCCAGGAAGCGCTTGTTGCGCCAGTCGTAATCCCACTCGCAGCCGTAGTCCTTGTTGCTGTAGAGCACGCCGAGACGGCCGTTGATCTCGATGCCCTGCAGGTACTCGTGCACCAGGTCGTCGCCCCAGCCGTTGAGCTCGAAGCTGGTGGCCGGTGGGCCGTCGAACTTGAAGAACGAAGAATAGATCGCGTGCGTGTTCGGCAGCTTCTTCATCGCCTTCGCGCCGAAGATCGACGCCATCTGCGCCTCGAACGACTTGGCGAACAGGCCGTCGATGTCGTGGTTGCAGTCGTCGACGAACACGAAGCCGCCGTTGCGCACGTAGCGCTCGAAGTGGCGGCGCTCCACCGGGTTGAACTCCACCAGCTTGTGCCCGGCCAGGTAGCAGAACGGGGCGGCGAGCATGCGCGGGTCGGACAGCGCCAGCACATGTTCCTTCGGATCCACGCGCATCGTGGTGTAGTCGATCAGCGAGGTGATCAGGTTGGACGGCATGCGCGCGTCCACGTCCCAGTCGCCGGAGTCGTACTTCAGTCGGGTGAAGTGGAAATCGTAGTTACCGGCCGCGCGCGCGCTCCGCGTCGGCCCGGCCAGCATGGCGCCAGCCAGGCCGCCGGTGAGCAGGCGGAGGAACTGCGCGCGCGTGAGGTTCATGGGGGGTGCCCTCCCGGCATGCGGGAGGGCGGTTCCTCAAGGGCGCTTAGACGGCGTCCGACAGCGAAGTGAAGGTGAAGTCGCGCAGCTTCATCGGCGGGATCATCATCACGAAGCTAGACTCGTCGCCGGCCACGCGCACCGGCTTGCCCAGTTCCTCGATGTTGTTGAGCATGATCACCGGCGACTCGTTGAAGCGGAAGTTCTTCACCGGGTGCTTGATCTGCCCGTTCTCGATGTAGAACGTGCCATCGCGGGTCAGGCCGGTCAGCAGCACGGTCTGCGGATCGACCATGCGGATGTACCAGGTGCGCGTGACCAGGATGCCCTTCTGCGTACCGGCGACCAGTTCGGCCGTGGACTTGGTGCCGCCGGCCACCAGCAGGTTGCCGGGCGAACCGATCGCGCGCTTGCCCTGCTTCTGCGCCCAGAAGCGCGAGTACTCCAGGTTGGCGATCTTGCCGTTCTCGACGATGGCCATCTTCTCGCGCGGCAGGCCTTCGCCGTCCCACGGCATCACTTCCGCACCGGGGTGCCACGGGTCGGCGCTGATGTTCACGCGCGGGTCGTAGACCTGCTCGCCCAGCTTGTTGCCGCCACCCTTCTTGGACAGGAAGCTGCGGCCTTCGTCGGCCTGGCGCGCGTCGAAGAAGTTCATCATGAAGGAGATCAGGCCCGCCGCCGCGGCCGGTTCCAGGATCACCGTGTACTTGCCGGGCTCCAGCGCCTTGGCTTCGGCCGATTCGCTGGCCTTGCGCATCGCGGTGCGGATGTCGCTGCCGGCCTTGAAGTCGCTGGCATTGCCCAGGTTGCGGCCGACCCAGCCGGAACCGCGGCCGTCCTCGGTGCGCACGGTGCAGGTGTAGTTGAAGCCGGTCGCGCGCTGGTAGCCGAAGTTGCCCTTGCTGTTGGCGAACGCGACGAAGCTCTGGCCGTCTTCGAGGAAGCCCGCGGCGATCAGTTTCTCCGCCTTGCACGGGCCGATCGAATCGGCGGCGACCTGGGCGCGGAATTCGGGCGTGATGGCGGCGGTGGATTCGCTAAAGGTGGCGCTGGGCTTGTAGGTCTGCTTCTCGACGGCCGGCATGAACTCGGGGTTCTCCGGCGCCAGGCGGGCGAGGTCTTCGGCGCGGCGGACCACGCGCTCCAGCGCAGCGTCGTCGAACTCGTTGATCGTCGCGATGCCCACGCGCTTGCCGAACGCCACCTGCACGCCAAGGTCGGTGTTGCTGACGATGCCGCTGGTTGAGACGTTGTTAAGCGCGAAACGGATGTTGCCGTCGACGGAACCGGTGAGGGACGCGGTGCACTCGTCGGCGGTGGACAGCGCGATGACCTTGTCCAGGATGGCCTTGGCCTGCGCTTCGGTGAGGATGCTCATGTTCTAGGGTCTCCTTGCGCCGATCAGCCGAGCGAGCGGGCGGTGTTGATGACGTTGATGCCGTTGAAGCGCGCGGTGGACGACCCGTGCGAAACCGCAGACACCTGGCCGGGCTGGCCCTTGCCGTCGAAGAACGAACCGCCCAGGCGGTAATCGCTTTCGTCGCAGACGGCGGTGCAGGCGTTCCAGAATTCCGGCGTGCGGATCTGGTAGGCCACGTCCTCGATCTGCTGGGTGATCTTGCCGTTCTTGATCTCGTAGAAGAGCTGGCCGCCGAACTGCGCGTTGTAGCGCTGCTGGTCGATCGAGAACGAGCCGTCGCCGATGATGTAAATGCCGTTCTCGACGTTCTTCACCATGTCGGCCACGGACAGTTTGGTCTTGCCGGCGGCCAGCGACACGTTGGCCATGCGCTGGAACTGCACGCTGCTCCACGAGTCGGCATAGCAGCAGCCGTCCGATTCGGTCTTGCCCAGGATGTGGGCCTGGTCGCGGATGGTCTGGTAGTCGACCAGCTTGCCGGCGCTCACCAGGTCCCAGCGCTTGGTCTTCACGCCTTCGTCGTCATAGCCGACCGCGCCCAGGCTGCCGGGCTGGGTCTTGTCGGCGAACAGGTTGACCAGCTCGCTGCCGTACTGGAAGCGCTGCTCGCGCTTGTCCAGCGTGGCGAAGCTGGTGCCGGCGTAGTTAGCTTCGTAGCCGAGCACGCGGTCCAACTCGAGCGGATGGCCGACCGATTCGTGGATGGTCAGCCAGGTGTGCGAGGGATCCAGCACCAGGTCGTACTTGCCCGGCTTCACCGACGGCGCGGTCAGCTTCGCGCGCGCCTGCTTGGCCGCCGCGATGGCGTCTTCCTTCATGTCGTAGGACAGGCCGTAGTTGATCACGCCGTTCGGTGTGGCGAACTTCTGGCCGGCGTCGCCATCCAGGTATTCGTAGCCCAGGCCCATCGGCGAGGACAGGCCGTCGCGCGTGCGGAACTTGCCGCTGGCCTTGTCGATGGCGGTGACCGTCATCGGCACCCAGATGCGGTGCACGTCCTGGTCGATGAAGGAGCCGTCGGTGCTGGCGAAATACTTCTGCTCGTTGACCAGGAACATCATCGAGTTGACGAAGTCCGCGCCGGCGTTCATCGCCGCAGCGTTGACGCCCAGCAGCAGGTCGACCTTGTCCTTGATCGGCACGTCCATCGCGTTCTTCTTGATCGGCGTCTTCCACGACACCTCGCCGAAACCCGGCGCCTTGGCCAGCTGCACCGGCGCGGTCTGGGTCTTGCTGTTGGCCTTGGCGATGGCGGCGGCTTGGCGCGCGGCGGCGGCCACACCCTCGGCAGTCAGCGTGTTGGTGGCGGCGAAGCCCCAGGCGCCGTTGGCGATCACGCGGATGCCGGCGCCGGTGGACTCGGTGTTCACCACGTTCTGGACCTTGTCCTCGCGGGTGATCACGAACTGGCGCAGGTAGCGCCCGATGCGCACGTCGCAGTAGGTCGCGCCGGCCTGCTTGGCCGCGGCGAGCGCGGCATCGGCGAGGCGCTTCTTGAAGGCGACGTCGAGGGTGGACTGGAGTTGCTCGGCGGCGATCGCCTTGCCGAGGAAGGACGGCACCATCAGGCCGCCCAAGCTGAGGCCGGTCATGGCCAGGAAGTCACGACGTTGCAAGGCAATTCTCCACCGGTTGGGCCTGCCGGGCGGCAGGCGGGGCACTGCGACGGGAGCGTTCCGGCCCACGCGTTCACCACCGTGCAGGTCGTCCCGGATTCTTGCGCCCGCATGGAGACAGCGTCAAATGACTTTCGGCATACACACGATGCCGCGATGCCCGGATCGATGCCTTCGAATTACCCCAGGCTGCGCGCCGTGTTGATGATGTTGATGCCGTTGAAGCGCGTGGTGGCCGAGCCGTGCGATACGGCCGATACCTGGCTGGGCTGGCCCTTGCCGTCGAAGAACGAACCGCCGAGGCGGAAGTCGCGCGCGTCGCAGATCGCGGTGCACGCGTTCCAGAACTCCGGCGTACGGATCTGGTAGGCCGCATCCTCGACCTGGCGCGTGACCTGTCCGTCCTTGATCTCGAAGTAGAGCTGTCCGCCGAACTGCGCGTTGTAGCGCTGCTGGTCGATCGAGTACGAGCCGCGGCCGTGGATGTACAGGCCGTTCTCCACGTCCTTCACCATCTCGGCCACCGTCAGCGGCGTCTTGCCCGGCGCCAGCGACACGTTGGCCATGCGCTGGAATTGCACGCTGCTCCACGAATCGGCGTAGCTGCAGCCGTGCGACGCGTCCTCGCCAAGGATATGTACCTCGTCGCGTGTGGCCTGGTAATTGACCAGCACGCCGTCCTTCACCAGGTCCCAGCGGCGCGTCTTCACGCCTTCGTCGTCGTAGCCCACCGCACCGAGGCTGCGCGGCTCGGTCTTGTCGGCGGTGAAATTGACGATCGGACTGCCCCACTGGAATCGCTGCTCGCGCTTGTCCAGCGTGGCGAAACTGGTGCCGGCGTAGTTGGCTTCGTAGCCGAGCACGCGATCGAGCTCCAGCGGATGGCCGACGTTCTCGTGGATGGTCAGGAACAGATTGGACGGATCCAGCACCACGTCGTACTTGCCCGGCTTCACCGACGGCGCGGTCAGCTTGACGCGGGCCTGCTTCGCCGCCGCCACGATGTCCTCGCGCAGGTCGTACGACGCGCCATAGGCCACCACGCCACCCGGCAGCGCGAATTTGTCGGCCGGGTTCGCATCCAGGTACTCGTAGCCCATGCCCATCGGGGCAGAGAGTCCATCACGCGTCTTGAACTTGCCGGTCGCCTTGTCCACCACCGTCACCGTGAAGGGCACCCAGATGCGGTGCACGTCCTGGTCGATCCAGGAACCGTCGGTGCTGGCGAAATACTTCTGTTCGTTGATCACGAACATCCGCGATGCCGCGAAGCTGGCGCCGGCAGCGAGCGCGGTGGCGTTCGCGTCCAGCAGCAGCTCCACCTTCTCCTTCACCGGGACCGCCATCGCGTTCTTCACGATCGGCGTGCGCCAGGCCACTTCGCCGGCACCCTTCAACGGCGCCAGCTGCACGGGCTTGCCCTGGATGCGCGCATTCGCGCGGGCGATCGCCACGGCCTGGCGCGCGGCGGCGGCGACGCCATCGGTCGTCTGGTCGTTCGTCGCCGCGAAGCCCCACGCGCCCTGCGCGATCACGCGCACGCCGATGCCGGAGGATTCGGTGTTCACCACGTTCTGCACCTTGTCCTCACGGGTGATCAGCGACTGCCGCAGGTAGCGGCCGACGCGCACGTCGCAGTAGCTCGCACCCGCCGCGGTCGCGGCCGAGAGTGCGGCTTCGGCGAGGCGCTTCTTCTTCGCCACGTCGCCGGGCTCCAGCAGCGCTTCTGCCGCGATGACGCGGGTGCCAGGCAGGGCGAGGCCGGCGAAGGCGAGGCCGCCAAGGGTCAGGAAGTCGCGTCGCTGCATGCGCGTGTCCGGAGGAAGGAAGCACCGGACTGTCGTCGGCGTGCCGGGCAGCGTCAAGTGACGCCGGTCATGGCCGGGTGACGTGGTGCACAATGCGGCCCATCCCCCCGCAGGAGTCGGCGCGCATGAAGTCCCGCCCGGTCGCCAAGCCCGAGAACGACGACGAACAACCGCGCCTCGCGGTGCTGATCGATGCCGACAACGCCCAGCCGGCCGTCATCGAAGGCTTGCTCGCCGAAGTGGCGAAGTACGGCGTGGCCAGCGTGAAGCGCATCTACGGCGACTTCACCAGCACCCGGATGACCCAGTGGAAGCAGGCGCTGCTGAAGCACTCGATCAACCCGGTGCAGCAGTTCGCCTACACCAGCGGCAAGAACGCCACCGACAGTTCGCTGATCATCGATGCGATGGACCTGATGTACACCCGGCGCTTCGACGGTGTCTGCCTGGTGTCCAGCGACAGCGATTTCACCCGCCTGGCCCAGCGCCTGCGCGAGGAGGGCCTGACCGTCTACGGCTTCGGCGAACGCAAGACGCCGGATGCCTTCGTACAGGCGTGCGATAAGTTCATCTACGTTGAAGTGTTGCGCAGTGAGGTGCCTGCACCGCCGCCCCCGCCACCGGCGAAGCCCGCGAAGAAGGCGGCCAAGCCCGCGACGAAGAAGCCAGCGGCGCAGGCCGAGCCCACCGCGGCGCCGGTCGTGGAGCAGGGCAAGCACGAATCGCTGCCGCTGCGGCTGATCCGGCAGGCCATCGAGGAAGCGAGCGACGACCAGGGCTGGGCCTTCCTCGGCAGCGTGGGCAGCTACCTCAACAAGGTGCGCCCGGATTTCGACACGCGCCTGTACGGCCACAAGAAGCTTAGCGACCTGCTGAAGGCGCACCCGCGCCACTTCATCGTGGAAGAGCGGGCGGGCGACAACGGACTGAAGCGCGTCTACGTGCGCTCGGCAGGCGGATGACGATCGAGAAACCCTTCGCCCCGTCGTGTGAACGCAACCAGGACCCGATCCTGGAGGTGCTGCAACGGCATTTCGGCGATACGCGGCGCGTGCTCGAAGTCGGCAGCGGCACGGGGCAGCATGCCGTGCACTTCGCCGCGGCGATGCCGAACGTGTCCTGGCAGGCCAGTGACCGTGCGGACTATCTCCCCGGCATCGCACTCTGGCTCGACGAGGCCGCACTGGCGAACACGCCACCAGCCGTCGAACTCGATGTCGACGGACGATGGCCGGATGCGATGTTCGACGCGGTCTTCACCGCCAACAGCCTGCACATCATGGGCTGGCCGCAGGTGGAGGCGTTCTTCGCCGGGGTCGGCGCGGTGCTGGAACCGGGCGGCCTGCTGGTGGTGTACGGCCCCTTCAACGTCGGCGGCGAGTTCACCAGCGAGAGCAATCGCGCGTTCGAGCAATGGCTGAAGGACCGCGATCCCGTCTCCGGCATCCGCGACATCGAGGCGGTCGACGCACTGGCGCGCGGCATCGGTCTGGTGCGGGTCGAAGACAACGCGATGCCGGCCAACAACCGCTGCATCGTCTGGCAACGGACGGCCTGACGATCAGGGGATGAAGGTCTGTTCCGGATCGTCGAACGACTTGAACTCCAGCGCGTTGCCCGACGGA comes from the Pseudoxanthomonas sp. YR558 genome and includes:
- a CDS encoding TldD/PmbA family protein: MQRRDFLAMTGLSLGGLMVPSFLGKAIAAEQLQSTLDVAFKKRLADAALAAAKQAGATYCDVRIGRYLRQFVITREDKVQNVVNTESTGAGIRVIANGAWGFAATNTLTAEGVAAAARQAAAIAKANSKTQTAPVQLAKAPGFGEVSWKTPIKKNAMDVPIKDKVDLLLGVNAAAMNAGADFVNSMMFLVNEQKYFASTDGSFIDQDVHRIWVPMTVTAIDKASGKFRTRDGLSSPMGLGYEYLDGDAGQKFATPNGVINYGLSYDMKEDAIAAAKQARAKLTAPSVKPGKYDLVLDPSHTWLTIHESVGHPLELDRVLGYEANYAGTSFATLDKREQRFQYGSELVNLFADKTQPGSLGAVGYDDEGVKTKRWDLVSAGKLVDYQTIRDQAHILGKTESDGCCYADSWSSVQFQRMANVSLAAGKTKLSVADMVKNVENGIYIIGDGSFSIDQQRYNAQFGGQLFYEIKNGKITQQIEDVAYQIRTPEFWNACTAVCDESDYRLGGSFFDGKGQPGQVSAVSHGSSTARFNGINVINTARSLG
- a CDS encoding TldD/PmbA family protein, yielding MQRRDFLTLGGLAFAGLALPGTRVIAAEALLEPGDVAKKKRLAEAALSAATAAGASYCDVRVGRYLRQSLITREDKVQNVVNTESSGIGVRVIAQGAWGFAATNDQTTDGVAAAARQAVAIARANARIQGKPVQLAPLKGAGEVAWRTPIVKNAMAVPVKEKVELLLDANATALAAGASFAASRMFVINEQKYFASTDGSWIDQDVHRIWVPFTVTVVDKATGKFKTRDGLSAPMGMGYEYLDANPADKFALPGGVVAYGASYDLREDIVAAAKQARVKLTAPSVKPGKYDVVLDPSNLFLTIHENVGHPLELDRVLGYEANYAGTSFATLDKREQRFQWGSPIVNFTADKTEPRSLGAVGYDDEGVKTRRWDLVKDGVLVNYQATRDEVHILGEDASHGCSYADSWSSVQFQRMANVSLAPGKTPLTVAEMVKDVENGLYIHGRGSYSIDQQRYNAQFGGQLYFEIKDGQVTRQVEDAAYQIRTPEFWNACTAICDARDFRLGGSFFDGKGQPSQVSAVSHGSATTRFNGINIINTARSLG
- a CDS encoding NYN domain-containing protein, which translates into the protein MKSRPVAKPENDDEQPRLAVLIDADNAQPAVIEGLLAEVAKYGVASVKRIYGDFTSTRMTQWKQALLKHSINPVQQFAYTSGKNATDSSLIIDAMDLMYTRRFDGVCLVSSDSDFTRLAQRLREEGLTVYGFGERKTPDAFVQACDKFIYVEVLRSEVPAPPPPPPAKPAKKAAKPATKKPAAQAEPTAAPVVEQGKHESLPLRLIRQAIEEASDDQGWAFLGSVGSYLNKVRPDFDTRLYGHKKLSDLLKAHPRHFIVEERAGDNGLKRVYVRSAGG
- a CDS encoding DUF938 domain-containing protein, whose amino-acid sequence is MTIEKPFAPSCERNQDPILEVLQRHFGDTRRVLEVGSGTGQHAVHFAAAMPNVSWQASDRADYLPGIALWLDEAALANTPPAVELDVDGRWPDAMFDAVFTANSLHIMGWPQVEAFFAGVGAVLEPGGLLVVYGPFNVGGEFTSESNRAFEQWLKDRDPVSGIRDIEAVDALARGIGLVRVEDNAMPANNRCIVWQRTA